One genomic segment of Labrus bergylta chromosome 17, fLabBer1.1, whole genome shotgun sequence includes these proteins:
- the atp8b5b gene encoding phospholipid-transporting ATPase ID has translation MGSVASFFGQLFGKEEKREEERRLRANDRHFNLSFHYVNNAIKTSKYNIFTFLPLNLFEQFRRLANAYFLFLMVLQLIPQVSSLSWFTTAVPLLLVLTMTAVKDASDDINRHKSDKQVNNRTVNVLIDGVLKKEKWMDVQVGDIIKLENNQFVTADLLLLSSSEPLNLVYVETAELDGETNLKVKQALTVTGELGDNIDALAGFHGEVHCEPPNNRLDKFKGVLTVNGQTYALDNDKVLLRGCTLRNTEWCFGLVIFGGPDTKLMQNSGKTVFKRTSIDHLMNVLVLCIFGFLASMCSILTIGNAIWETREGSVFTVFLPREPGVNAPLTSFLTFWSYVIVLNTVVPISLYVSVEIIRLGNSFYIDWDRKMYYPKSDTPAQARTTTLNEELGQIKYIFSDKTGTLTQNIMTFNKCSINGKAYGELFDFSGQRVEINEKTEKVDFSWNQLADPKFIFHDHSLVETIREGNLEAQAFFRLLALCHTVMPEEKKEGELYYQAQSPDEGALVTAARNFGFVFRSRTPETITAWEMGKQVTYELLAVLDFNNVRKRMSVIVRSPEGKLTLFCKGADTIIFERLHPSCNKLKEVTIRHLNEYAGDGLRTLALAYKDLDQSFMEEWKQRHHEASTAMEDREEKLDELYEEIEKDLMLLGATAVEDKLQDGVPQTIEQLAKADIKIWVLTGDKQETAENIGYSCNMLREEMKEIFIVSANTAEEVKEELQNARRKMCPESADEPSVIKSRAGLFWLKKTENVQDEKVDGEYALIINGHSLAFALENNLQLELLRTACMCQTVICCRVTPLQKAQVVQLVKKYKQAITLAIGDGANDVSMIKAAHIGVGISGQEGMQAVLSSDYSFAQFRYLQRLLLVHGRWSYLRMCKFLRYFFYKNFTFTFVHFWYAFFCGFSAQTVYDEWFITFYNLVYTALPVLGMSLFDQDVNDRWSFQYPQLYTPGQLNLYFSKKAFVRCMMHSCYSSLILFFIPWAAMQDTVRDDGKDIADYQSFALLAQTCLLVVVMLQLCLDTHYWTAVNQFFVWGSLAAYFAITFTINSNGMFLIFTFIFPFIGTARNSLNQPNVWLTIFLTSLLCILPVVAFRFILIQLRPTANDKVRYKVRKEPLPAPAPRRRPVRRISTRRSGYAFSHTQGYGDLVTSRKFLLRLPLRPRPTFLTQTDSSMAQNQPQHYRTIAEEGEEPRSPSQEVRWD, from the exons ATGGGGTCTGTAGCATCATTTTTTGGACAACTGTTtgggaaagaggaaaaaagag aggaggagagacgtTTGCGAGCTAATGACAGACATTTCAACTTGTCTTTCCACTATGTC AACAATGCCATCAAGACCTCTAAATACAACATTTTCACCTTCCTGCCTCTCAACTTGTTTGAGCAGTTCAGGAGGCTCGCCAACGCCTACTTCCTGTTCCTCATGGTCCTCCAG CTAATCCCTCaagtctcctctctctcctggttcaCCACGGCCGTCCCTCTTCTCTTGGTGTTGACTATGACGGCAGTGAAAGACGCCAGCGATGACATA AACAGGCATAAAAGTGACAAACAAGTGAACAACCGCACCGTTAATGTCCTGATCGATGGAGT actaaaaaaggaaaaatggatggatgttcAGGTTGGAGACATAATCAAACTGGAGAACAATCAGTTTGTCACA GCAGATCTTCTGTTGCTGTCCAGCAGTGAGCCTCTCAATCTTGTCTATGTAGAAACAGCTGAATTGGATGG TGAAACCAATCTGAAGGTGAAACAGGCCCTGACTGTTACAGGAGAGCTGGGGGATAACATTGATGCACTGGCTGGCTTTCATG gtgaAGTGCATTGTGAGCCTCCCAACAACCGTCTGGACAAGTTCAAAGGAGTCCTGACTGTAAATGGTCAAACGTACGCTTTGGACAACGACAAGGTGCTGCTCAGAGGATGTACTCTGAGGAACACAGAGTGGTGCTTTGGCCTGGTTATCTTCGGAG GTCCTGACACCAAGTTGATGCAGAACAGTGGGAAGACGGTATTCAAGCGGACGAGTATCGACCACTTAATGAATGTGCTGGTgttgtgt ATATTTGGTTTCCTGGCGTCTATGTGCAGCATTTTGACCATTGGCAATGCGATCTGGGAGACGAGGGAGGGATCAGTGTTCACGGTCTTCCTTCCTCGTGAACCCGGGGTCAATGCTCCCCTCACATCCTTCCTCACCTTCTGGTCCTACGTGATCGTCCTCAACACCGTTGTGCCAATTTCTCTCTATGTCAG TGTGGAGATCATCCGCCTGGGGAACAGCTTCTACATAGACTGGGACAGGAAGATGTATTACCCCAAAAGTGACACTCCTGCCCAGGCCAGGACCACCACCCTCAATGAGGAGCTGGGCCAGATCAAATACATCTTCAGTGATAAGACGGGCACCCTGACACAGAACATCATGACTTTTAACAAGTGCTCCATCAATGGAAAAGCGTATG GGGAGCTGTTTGACTTCTCTGGACAACGGGTAGAAATAAACGAG aaGACAGAGAAAGTGGACTTCTCGTGGAACCAGCTGGCTGATCCAAAGTTCATCTTTCATGACCACAGTCTGGTAGAGACCATAAGAGAGGGAAACCTGGAGGCTCAGGCTTTCTTCCGCTTGCTGGCTCTGTGCCACACGGTCATGCCcgaggaaaagaaagagg GTGAGCTCTACTATCAAGCTCAGTCCCCGGACGAGGGCGCTCTGGTGACCGCAGCAAGAAACTTTGGGTTTGTGTTCCGCTCACGCACACCGGAGACCATCACGGCCTGGGAGATGGGCAAACAAGTGACCTATGAACTTCTGGCTGTTCTTGACTTCAATAATGTCCGCAAGAGAATGTCAGTGATAG TGAGAAGCCCTGAAGGGAAGCTGACTCTTTTCTGCAAAGGAGCAGACACCATCATCTTCGAAAGGCTGCACCCCTCTTGTAACAAACTGAAGGAAGTAACCATCAGACACCTCAAT GAGTATGCAGGTGACGGCCTCCGTACGCTGGCTCTGGCCTACAAGGACTTGGATCAGAGCTTTATGGAGGAGTGGAAGCAGCGACACCACGAGGCCAGCACTGCCATGGAGGACCGAGAGGAGAAACTAGATGAACTTTATGAAGAGATAGAGAAAGATCTAATG CTCTTGGGAGCTACAGCTGTGGAGGATAAGCTGCAGGATGGCGTGCCACAGACCATAGAGCAACTCGCTAAAGCTGACATCAAAATCTGGGTGTTGACTGGGGATAAACAGG AGACAGCGGAGAATATTGGCTACTCGTGCAACATGCTAAGAGAGGAAATGAAGGAGATTTTCATTGTGTCAGCAAATACAGCTGAGGAAGTCAAAGAGGAGCTACA AAACGcaagaagaaaaatgtgtccTGAATCTGCAGATGAGCCATCAGTGATAAAGTCCCGTGCAGGCCTGTTTTGGCTTAAAAAGACTGAGAATGTGCAGGATGAGAAGGTGGATGGAGAATATGCTCTAATTATAAATGGACACAGTCTG GCCTTTGCTCTGGAGAATAACTTGCAGCTGGAGCTCCTTAGGACTGCTTGTATGTGTCAGACAGTCATTTGCTGCAGGGTCACCCCTCTGCAGAAAGCCCAGGTGGTTCAGCTGGTCAAGAAGTACAAGCAGGCGATCACTCTGGCTATCGGCGATGGGGCTAACGATGTCAGCATGATCAAGG CTGCTCATATCGGTGTGGGCATCAGCGGTCAGGAGGGCATGCAGGCAGTTCTCTCCAGTGACTACTCCTTTGCCCAGTTTCGTTACCTTCAGCGCCTCCTGCTGGTTCACGGTCGCTGGTCCTACCTACGCATGTGCAAGTTCCTACGTTACTTCTTTTACAAGAACTTCACCTTCACCTTTGTGCATTTCTGGTATGCCTTCTTCTGCGGCTTCTCTGCACAG ACTGTGTATGACGAGTGGTTCATCACCTTTTACAACCTGGTTTACACAGCTCTTCCTGTCCTTGGCATGAGCCTCTTCGACCAG GATGTGAACGACCGCTGGAGCTTCCAGTACCCTCAGCTCTACACTCCAGGCCAGTTGAACCTGTACTTCAGCAAGAAAGCCTTTGTGCGCTGCATGATGCACAGCTGCTACAGCTCCCTCATCCTCTTCTTTATCCCGTGGGCCGCCATGCAAGACACCGTCCGAGATGACGGCAAGGACATCGCTGACTATCAATCCTTCGCTTTATTGGCTCAGACCTGTCTGCTGGTTGTAGTGATGCTACAG CTGTGCCTTGACACCCATTACTGGACAGCAGTAAACCAGTTCTTTGTATGGGGAAGTCTTGCTGCTTACTTTGCCATCACATTCACCATAAACAGCAATGGCATGTTCCTCATCTTCACCTTTATTTTCCCCTTTATTG gTACAGCGAGGAACTCTCTGAACCAGCCTAATGTGTGGCTGACCATATTTCTGACTTCCCTCCTCTGTATTCTGCCTGTGGTGGCTTTCCGGTTTATTCTTATTCAGCTCCGGCCGACAGCTAACGACAAG GTGAGATACAAGGTGCGAAAGGAGCCACTGCCAGCTCCTGCACCTCGCCGCCGACCTGTCAGGCGTATAAGCACCCGTCGGTCTGGCTAcgccttctcacacacacagggctaCGGCGACCTGGTGACATCTCGGAAGTTCCTGCTGAGACTGCCGCTGAGGCCTCGACCGACCTTTCTCACCCAGACAGACTCTTCCATGGCACAAAATCAGCCACAACATTACCGCACCATcgcagaggagggggaggagcctcGGAGTCCTTCACAAGAGGTACGCTGGGACTAA